The Amycolatopsis mongoliensis genome includes a window with the following:
- the smc gene encoding chromosome segregation protein SMC, whose translation MHLKSLTLKGFKSFASATTLRFEPGITCVVGPNGSGKSNVLDALRWVMGTQGAKDLRGGKMEDVIFAGTAGRAPLGRAEVTLTIDNADGALPIEYAEVSITRRMFRDGASEYEINGDRCRLMDVQELLSDSGIGREMHVIVGQGQLSAILESKPEERRAFIEEAAGVLKHRKRKEQTLRKLANMQGNLDRLGDLTTELRRQLKPLGKQAEIARKAQSVQSELRDSRLRLLADDLVTQRDAIAREEADEKTARQRRAEVEQTLEVVSAEEAELESSLAEDAPLLQTAQETWYKLSALAERLRGTVRLAIERQRHLSADVSTATGGRDPEELLEEAERVAEQEEELNEAVMEARELLAQTVLRREDLEQRVQAAERAHWAAVRAIADRREGMAKLTGQVEALRSKNGATSDEIDRLSVSLEEAAERAEIAVEELEMAKAEGGAEESDDAGLMDRHDRAVEANNAAKARVEELVKAERTAEREIASEKARVEALSMGLRRKDGAGALLGASHELPGLLGSVAALLTVEPGHEVALAAALGPVADAVAVSGGEDALRALKYLKDTDSGRAGILLGGPESTVDTYSWPSLPEGARWAREVVTAPPQLRPAVEQALDKLALVPDLEAARHLVATHPEVRVVTAEGDVFGARWAIGGSGKRESVIEVQAAVDEAGERLRTAERSLERYAAELEGARAEQQARREEVSQAKDALGEAKVRKARSSERLSRLQQAARQAQAEVERFSGQRAKVEQSRVQALAQLAELEERLAAVAEQPVEDDPDTAERDAAVEELAVVRQEEMEARLAQRTAEERARSIAGKAEGLRRAAHAEQQARERAERAAANRKRGAEIANAVVNGGEIALERIEHSVQRAATERDQVQARRQSREAALTGVRAKVRELTGELEKLTDAVHRDEVLRAEQRLRLETLEAKIAEDFGIGLTDLVQEYGPDVPVPPSAGEMAEYEAAKDRGEDVTPPPPMPYDRDTQARRAKRAEKDLSLLGKVNPLALEEFAALEERYKFLSTQLEDLKDTRKDLEAVIKQVDEKILEVFAGAYADVAREFETVFSVLFPGGEGRMVLTEPDDLLSTGVDVEARPPGKKVKRLSLLSGGEKSLVAVGMLVAIFRARPSPFYVMDEVEAALDDTNMRRLIGLLEQLRDSSQLIIITHQKPTMEIADALYGVSMQGDGITKVISQRLRTADDEPVAVG comes from the coding sequence GTGCACCTGAAAAGCCTGACGCTCAAGGGCTTCAAGTCCTTCGCCTCGGCCACCACGCTGCGCTTCGAGCCGGGCATCACCTGCGTGGTCGGGCCGAACGGCTCGGGCAAGTCCAACGTGCTGGACGCGCTGCGCTGGGTCATGGGCACCCAGGGCGCCAAGGACCTGCGCGGCGGCAAGATGGAGGACGTCATCTTCGCCGGCACCGCGGGCCGCGCCCCGCTCGGCCGCGCGGAGGTCACCCTCACCATCGACAACGCCGACGGCGCGCTCCCCATCGAGTACGCCGAGGTGTCCATCACCCGCCGGATGTTCCGCGACGGCGCCAGCGAGTACGAGATCAACGGCGACCGCTGCCGCCTGATGGACGTCCAGGAGCTGCTGTCGGACTCCGGTATCGGCCGCGAGATGCACGTCATCGTCGGGCAGGGCCAGCTCTCGGCGATCCTCGAGTCCAAGCCCGAGGAGCGCCGCGCCTTCATCGAAGAGGCCGCCGGCGTCCTCAAGCACCGCAAGCGCAAGGAACAGACCCTGCGCAAGCTGGCCAACATGCAGGGCAACCTCGACCGCCTCGGCGACCTCACCACCGAGCTGCGCCGCCAGCTCAAGCCGCTGGGCAAGCAGGCCGAGATCGCCCGCAAGGCCCAGTCGGTGCAGTCCGAGCTGCGCGACTCCCGCCTGCGGCTGCTCGCCGACGACCTGGTCACCCAGCGGGACGCGATCGCCCGCGAAGAGGCGGACGAGAAGACCGCCCGCCAGCGCCGCGCCGAGGTCGAGCAGACCCTCGAAGTCGTCTCCGCCGAAGAAGCCGAGCTGGAGTCCTCGCTCGCCGAGGACGCGCCGCTGCTGCAGACCGCCCAGGAGACCTGGTACAAGCTGTCCGCGCTGGCCGAGCGCCTGCGCGGCACCGTCCGGCTCGCGATCGAGCGGCAGCGCCACCTCTCGGCCGACGTCTCGACGGCGACCGGCGGCCGCGACCCCGAAGAGCTCCTCGAAGAGGCCGAGCGCGTCGCCGAGCAGGAGGAAGAGCTCAACGAGGCCGTCATGGAGGCCCGGGAGCTGCTCGCCCAGACCGTCCTGCGGCGCGAAGACCTCGAACAGCGCGTGCAGGCCGCCGAGCGCGCGCACTGGGCCGCCGTCCGCGCCATCGCCGACCGCCGCGAGGGCATGGCCAAGCTGACCGGCCAGGTGGAAGCGCTGCGCAGCAAGAACGGCGCCACCTCCGACGAGATCGACCGCCTCAGCGTCTCCCTCGAAGAGGCCGCCGAACGCGCCGAGATCGCCGTCGAAGAGCTCGAAATGGCCAAGGCCGAGGGCGGCGCCGAGGAGTCCGACGACGCCGGCCTGATGGACCGCCACGACCGCGCGGTCGAGGCCAACAACGCGGCCAAGGCGCGCGTCGAAGAGCTGGTCAAGGCCGAACGCACCGCCGAGCGCGAGATCGCGTCGGAGAAGGCGCGCGTCGAGGCGCTGTCGATGGGCCTGCGGCGCAAGGACGGCGCGGGCGCGCTCCTCGGCGCATCCCACGAGCTGCCGGGCCTGCTCGGCTCGGTCGCCGCGCTGCTGACCGTCGAACCCGGCCACGAGGTCGCGCTGGCCGCGGCGCTCGGCCCGGTGGCCGACGCGGTCGCCGTCTCGGGCGGCGAAGACGCCCTGCGCGCGCTGAAGTACCTGAAGGACACCGACTCCGGCCGCGCCGGCATCCTGCTCGGCGGACCCGAGTCCACTGTGGACACGTACTCGTGGCCGTCGCTGCCGGAAGGTGCGCGCTGGGCCCGCGAGGTCGTCACGGCGCCCCCGCAGCTGCGGCCCGCCGTCGAACAGGCCCTCGACAAGCTGGCCCTGGTCCCCGACCTCGAAGCGGCCCGCCACCTGGTCGCGACGCACCCGGAGGTCCGGGTGGTCACGGCCGAAGGCGACGTCTTCGGCGCCCGCTGGGCGATCGGTGGCTCCGGCAAGCGCGAGAGCGTGATCGAGGTCCAGGCCGCCGTCGACGAGGCCGGGGAGCGGCTCCGCACGGCCGAGCGTTCGCTGGAGCGGTACGCGGCCGAGCTGGAAGGCGCCCGCGCCGAGCAGCAGGCCCGTCGCGAAGAGGTCTCCCAGGCCAAGGACGCCCTCGGCGAGGCGAAGGTCCGCAAGGCCCGCTCGTCGGAGCGGCTCAGCCGGCTGCAGCAGGCGGCCCGCCAGGCCCAGGCCGAGGTCGAACGGTTCAGCGGCCAGCGCGCGAAGGTCGAGCAGAGCCGCGTGCAGGCCCTGGCCCAGCTCGCCGAGCTGGAGGAACGGCTCGCCGCCGTCGCCGAGCAGCCCGTCGAGGACGACCCGGACACCGCCGAGCGCGACGCCGCCGTCGAGGAGCTGGCCGTCGTCCGGCAGGAGGAGATGGAGGCGCGGCTCGCGCAGCGCACCGCCGAAGAGCGGGCACGCAGCATCGCGGGCAAGGCCGAAGGGCTCCGCCGCGCCGCGCACGCCGAGCAGCAGGCCCGCGAACGCGCCGAGCGCGCCGCGGCGAACCGCAAGCGCGGCGCCGAGATCGCCAACGCCGTCGTCAACGGCGGCGAGATCGCGCTGGAACGCATCGAGCACTCAGTCCAGCGCGCGGCCACCGAGCGCGACCAGGTCCAGGCCCGCCGCCAGAGCCGCGAGGCGGCGCTGACCGGCGTCCGCGCCAAGGTCCGCGAGCTCACCGGCGAGCTGGAGAAGCTGACCGACGCCGTCCACCGCGACGAGGTGCTGCGCGCCGAACAGCGGCTCCGGCTGGAGACGCTGGAAGCGAAGATCGCCGAGGACTTCGGCATCGGCCTCACCGACCTGGTCCAGGAGTACGGCCCGGACGTCCCGGTCCCGCCGAGCGCGGGCGAGATGGCCGAGTACGAGGCGGCCAAGGACCGCGGCGAGGACGTCACCCCGCCGCCGCCGATGCCGTACGACCGCGACACCCAGGCCCGCCGCGCCAAGCGCGCCGAGAAGGACCTTTCCCTGCTGGGCAAGGTGAACCCGCTCGCGCTGGAGGAGTTCGCGGCGCTGGAGGAGCGGTACAAGTTCCTCTCCACGCAGCTGGAAGACCTCAAAGACACCCGCAAGGACCTCGAAGCCGTCATCAAGCAGGTCGACGAGAAGATCCTCGAGGTCTTCGCCGGCGCCTACGCGGACGTGGCCCGCGAGTTCGAGACGGTGTTCAGCGTGCTGTTCCCTGGCGGCGAGGGCCGGATGGTCCTCACCGAGCCGGACGACCTGCTCAGCACCGGCGTCGACGTCGAAGCGCGCCCGCCGGGCAAGAAGGTCAAGCGGCTGTCGCTGCTGTCCGGTGGCGAGAAGTCGCTGGTCGCGGTCGGCATGCTGGTCGCGATCTTCCGCGCCCGGCCCTCACCCTTCTACGTCATGGACGAGGTCGAGGCCGCGCTGGACGACACCAACATGCGCCGGCTGATCGGGCTGCTGGAGCAGCTGCGCGACTCGTCGCAGCTGATCATCATCACCCACCAGAAGCCGACGATGGAGATCGCCGACGCGCTCTACGGCGTGAGCATGCAGGGCGACGGCATCACGAAGGTGATCTCGCAGCGCCTGCGCACGGCCGACGACGAACCGGTCGCGGTCGGCTAA
- a CDS encoding acylphosphatase codes for MREEQTNTRLTAWVRGRVQGVGFRWWTRSRALELGLVGSARNMPDGRVEVIAEGDRDHCERLLAILRSGESPGSVDSVVERWSDPKGGLSGFAER; via the coding sequence GTGCGTGAGGAACAAACGAACACCCGGTTGACGGCGTGGGTCCGCGGACGGGTGCAAGGCGTCGGTTTCCGCTGGTGGACCCGCAGCCGGGCGCTCGAACTCGGGCTGGTCGGCAGCGCCCGCAACATGCCCGACGGGCGTGTCGAGGTCATAGCGGAGGGTGATCGAGACCACTGTGAGCGGTTGCTGGCCATCCTGCGGTCCGGAGAATCACCCGGAAGTGTGGACAGCGTCGTCGAGCGCTGGTCCGACCCGAAAGGGGGACTCAGCGGGTTCGCCGAGCGGTAG
- a CDS encoding TetR/AcrR family transcriptional regulator — MVEPVKRRYDTSRRQEQARENRRRILTAASGLFREKGYAGTSMPEVAKAAGVAVQTVYKAFANKATLLKAVFDVTVAGDDEDVPIAGRDFIAAIQAEPDAARKIGMYFDHLAAIAPVVVPVQLLAREAAAADPAAAEVWAQMRGEMLTAMTYFSADLLATGQVKPDLAADDVRDVLWAYHGPEQYELLCLERGWPPERYGKFLRDAVVAAILA; from the coding sequence ATGGTCGAGCCTGTCAAGCGCCGTTACGACACGTCGCGACGCCAAGAGCAGGCGCGCGAGAACCGCCGCCGCATCCTGACGGCGGCGTCGGGGCTCTTCCGGGAGAAGGGGTACGCGGGCACGTCGATGCCCGAGGTGGCGAAGGCGGCGGGCGTCGCGGTCCAGACGGTCTACAAGGCGTTCGCGAACAAGGCGACGCTGCTCAAGGCGGTCTTCGACGTGACGGTCGCGGGCGACGACGAGGACGTCCCGATCGCCGGCCGCGACTTCATCGCGGCGATCCAGGCCGAGCCGGACGCCGCCCGCAAGATCGGGATGTACTTCGACCACCTCGCGGCGATCGCGCCGGTGGTGGTCCCGGTCCAGCTGCTGGCCAGGGAAGCGGCCGCGGCGGACCCGGCGGCTGCCGAGGTGTGGGCGCAGATGCGCGGCGAGATGCTCACCGCGATGACGTACTTCTCGGCCGATCTGCTGGCGACCGGGCAGGTCAAGCCGGACCTGGCCGCCGACGACGTGCGCGACGTCCTGTGGGCGTACCACGGGCCGGAGCAGTACGAACTGTTGTGCCTGGAGCGCGGGTGGCCGCCGGAGCGCTATGGGAAGTTCCTGCGCGACGCGGTCGTCGCCGCGATCCTCGCCTGA
- a CDS encoding acyl-CoA dehydrogenase family protein, whose amino-acid sequence MMGQATTDAVTAARELAPELSARAVEAERLQTLPRDLVERAREAGLFRLATPRALGGQELPPAELVEVIEELSRADGSAGWTITIGNGSAFLAWLDPAVAAELVAGTPDPIGGGVFAPMGRLTPDGAGKFSFAGRWGFCSGSPHTDLFFNGAFAGGDPRDWRLAAVPAAEVRVVGNWDVSGLRGTGSHDVEIETVVREEHTISPFTNPARHDGPLWRFPFFTFIGTLMAGVPLGIARRALDEFTEFAPAKFRPPGPGPIAEDGDVQVALTRAEGELRSARAFVFDALGALWETACAGDVPDVGERGQFLLATQQAMRASLSAVNTVTGLAGAGALHADQPVQRCFRDLHAASQHIYFSAAAAKRYAKLRFGIEQPTFWF is encoded by the coding sequence ATGATGGGACAAGCCACCACCGACGCCGTGACCGCCGCGCGGGAGCTCGCGCCCGAGCTGAGCGCGCGGGCCGTCGAGGCCGAACGGCTCCAGACGCTGCCGCGCGACCTCGTCGAGCGGGCGCGGGAAGCCGGGCTCTTCCGCCTGGCGACGCCGCGCGCCCTCGGTGGGCAGGAGCTGCCGCCTGCCGAGCTCGTCGAAGTGATCGAGGAGCTGTCCCGCGCCGACGGGTCCGCGGGCTGGACGATCACCATCGGCAACGGCTCGGCGTTCCTCGCCTGGCTCGACCCCGCGGTCGCCGCGGAGCTCGTCGCCGGCACGCCGGACCCGATCGGCGGCGGCGTCTTCGCGCCGATGGGCCGCCTCACCCCGGACGGCGCCGGGAAGTTCTCGTTCGCCGGCCGGTGGGGGTTCTGCAGCGGCAGCCCGCACACCGACCTGTTCTTCAACGGCGCCTTCGCCGGCGGCGACCCGCGGGACTGGCGGCTCGCCGCCGTCCCGGCCGCCGAAGTGCGGGTGGTCGGGAACTGGGACGTCAGCGGCCTGCGCGGCACCGGCAGCCACGACGTCGAGATCGAAACCGTCGTGCGCGAGGAGCACACGATCTCGCCGTTCACGAACCCGGCGCGCCACGACGGGCCGTTGTGGCGGTTCCCGTTCTTCACGTTCATCGGCACGCTGATGGCGGGCGTCCCGCTCGGCATCGCCCGGCGCGCGCTGGACGAGTTCACCGAGTTCGCGCCGGCGAAGTTCCGCCCACCGGGCCCGGGCCCGATCGCCGAGGACGGCGACGTCCAGGTCGCCCTGACCCGGGCTGAGGGAGAGCTGCGGTCGGCGCGCGCGTTCGTGTTCGACGCGCTGGGCGCGCTGTGGGAGACGGCGTGCGCGGGCGACGTCCCGGACGTCGGTGAGCGGGGCCAGTTCCTGCTGGCGACCCAGCAGGCGATGCGGGCTTCGCTGAGCGCGGTGAACACGGTGACGGGTCTGGCGGGCGCGGGGGCGTTGCACGCGGATCAGCCGGTCCAGCGCTGCTTCCGCGACCTGCACGCGGCTTCCCAGCACATCTACTTCTCCGCGGCGGCGGCCAAGCGGTACGCCAAGCTGCGGTTCGGGATCGAGCAGCCGACCTTCTGGTTCTAG
- a CDS encoding response regulator, with protein MSDPGATVLVVDDEPQIVRALRINLNARGYKVITAHDGTAALKAVAETKPDVVVLDLGLPDLDGTEVIAGLRGWTTVPIIVLSARGDSADKVQALDAGADDYVTKPFGMDELLARLRAAVRRSAVTGADDADAVVETSSFSVDLAAKKVRRRDGVEVHLTKTEWGVLELLVRNRGRLVAQKQLLHEVWGPSYERESHYLRVYLAQLRRKLEPEPSRPRHLLTEPGMGYRFEV; from the coding sequence ATGAGTGACCCGGGTGCCACCGTGCTGGTGGTGGACGACGAGCCGCAGATCGTGCGGGCGCTGCGGATCAACCTGAACGCCCGCGGCTACAAGGTGATCACCGCGCACGACGGCACGGCCGCGCTCAAGGCGGTGGCCGAGACCAAGCCCGACGTCGTCGTGCTCGACCTCGGCCTGCCGGACCTGGACGGCACGGAGGTGATCGCCGGCCTGCGCGGCTGGACGACGGTCCCGATCATCGTGCTGTCGGCGCGCGGCGACTCGGCGGACAAGGTCCAGGCCCTCGACGCGGGCGCGGACGACTACGTCACGAAGCCGTTCGGGATGGACGAGCTGCTGGCCCGGTTGAGGGCGGCGGTCCGCCGCTCGGCGGTGACGGGCGCCGACGACGCGGACGCGGTGGTGGAGACGTCGTCGTTCAGCGTGGATCTGGCCGCGAAGAAGGTCCGCCGCCGCGACGGCGTGGAGGTCCACCTGACGAAGACGGAGTGGGGCGTGCTGGAGCTGCTGGTCCGCAACCGCGGCCGGCTGGTGGCGCAGAAGCAGCTGCTGCACGAGGTTTGGGGCCCGTCGTACGAGCGGGAGTCCCACTACCTGCGGGTGTACCTGGCCCAGCTGCGGCGCAAGCTGGAACCGGAGCCGTCCCGGCCCCGGCACCTGCTCACCGAGCCCGGCATGGGGTACCGCTTCGAGGTGTAG